The region TTAAAGCATCCTTACCTTTAATTCTACCTGCCTTAGAAAAAATTAAGTACGCACCTGTGGAGAGCGAATAGGCCTAGGAAGTGTCACTATCTCAGATGTCGGATAAAACTCATTAATAATAAGCTTTACCTCATGAACATTCCCAATAACACCATCGCTGCTTTTCATCGTAAGTCGCTCTACATGATCTTTCATATCACCCTCATGAATAATAATGCGACCAGATTTTGAAGCGTTATCAAACTCTTAAATTAAGTAACTGAGTAAGTCTATGGTATTCCACAAACCAAAGAGAGACTCAGTGTATAGCCAAACCTGCTATATAGCTTGAAATTGAAGGCTGAAAAGCTAGAGAGTTTTAACGTTACTTCGGTTCAAAGAGCGCATGAGTAGCACCGTCACGATAGGATGCATTATTCGATCATAAAAACATCTGTTTGTTTAGGGTACTAATTTGTAACAATAAGTCACAACTCGTCACTTCTCATTTTATGCTATTTACGTGATAGTGATCGTATAAGTACATCTTTATTAAGGCAGTCATCCCACGGAAGTGCCTTTGTTTTATCAAAAATAATAAAAAAAAAAGAAGAGGGATTTATGGAAGCATCTTTTTGGGATGGTAAACGCGCCCCAGGACTTACTGACAATGTCGATTTAACCCAATATAAATCAGCCATTGAGGCTATTGAAGAGGCCTTTATTACCTATGCCGATAGGCCCGCTTTTACCAGTTTAGGCCACACATTAAGCTTCCGTCAGATAGATGAATATAGCGCGGCATTCGCCTATTATTTGCAAAATCATACTTCTTTGATTCAGGGCGATGCTATCGCGATTCAAATGCTTAATACACTGCAATACCCTATCGCCGTGTATGGTGCATTAAGAGCTGGACTACGCATCGTTAATACCAATCCCCTTTATACTGAACCAGAAATGATCCACCAGTTTAACGATTCCGGTGTCAAGGCGCTGCTATGCATGGACGTGTTTGCCAAATCAGTTGAAAATATTCAAGCTGAAACACACTTAGAGCTTATCTTAACCACCAGCCTGGCTGATATGCTCCCTCCGCTGAAACGCGTGTTGATCAATGCCACCGTTAAACACATTAAGAAATTAGTCCCCAAGCATCACTTGCCACAAGCCATCTCTTTTCGACAGGTGGTGAATCAATCTCTGGGTAAAGGTTTTAAACCGACTCACCTGAGTCAACCCGATGACACCATCGTATTACAGTACACAGGCGGGACGACGGGTGTCGCTAAAAGTGCTGAGTTAACCAATGCCAACATCGTCGCCAACATGCTACAGTCTGGCACAGTTACGGCACAAAGGAATGAACAAGGCCAACGACTGATGGGCGGGGATAAACAATCCATCATGGTGGCTCCTCTCCCCCTTTACCATATCTACTCATTTACTGTTCACTTAATGGCATTTTTCAAATTAGGTGAACACAGCATATTAATCGCTAATCCCAGAGATACCGAGTCCTTTATCAAGGCAATAAAACCATTTAAAATGACAGGACTCATGGGGCTCAACACCTTATTTGTTTCCCTCATGGAAACCCCCCGTTTTACACAACTCGATTTTAGTGAAATGGCGTTTACCCTTTCTGGCGGCACTGCACTGCTGGGCG is a window of Shewanella sp. VB17 DNA encoding:
- a CDS encoding AMP-binding protein, which codes for MEASFWDGKRAPGLTDNVDLTQYKSAIEAIEEAFITYADRPAFTSLGHTLSFRQIDEYSAAFAYYLQNHTSLIQGDAIAIQMLNTLQYPIAVYGALRAGLRIVNTNPLYTEPEMIHQFNDSGVKALLCMDVFAKSVENIQAETHLELILTTSLADMLPPLKRVLINATVKHIKKLVPKHHLPQAISFRQVVNQSLGKGFKPTHLSQPDDTIVLQYTGGTTGVAKSAELTNANIVANMLQSGTVTAQRNEQGQRLMGGDKQSIMVAPLPLYHIYSFTVHLMAFFKLGEHSILIANPRDTESFIKAIKPFKMTGLMGLNTLFVSLMETPRFTQLDFSEMAFTLSGGTALLGDTAERWKKITGVGISEAYGLTECSPAVCMNPFNGLERQGTVGIALPETSLKCIDAMGNEVPIGERGELCIKGPQVMKGYWNRPKATRDSFTDGDWLLTGDVAIIDKDGYVSIVDRVKDMIIVSGFNVFPNEIEGIIATHPDVLNCAAIGVPEPKQGEVIKLYVVTHNNVTLTSQDLKDFCKDKLTGYKIPRIYEFRNELPMSPVGKILKRKLKDEIELEKRSA